Proteins co-encoded in one Brassica oleracea var. oleracea cultivar TO1000 chromosome C4, BOL, whole genome shotgun sequence genomic window:
- the LOC106337453 gene encoding phosphatidylinositol N-acetylglucosaminyltransferase subunit P-like, producing MEEAHLVNSPRLVLTFSKRKKQKPDFQDSDMIRSSPFRTSQVHGPKHSEVYGFVGSISTVVATVIFLIWAYVPDKLLESIRIRYYPSRYWALATPTYLMMTLLLGLAFYIGLNFTTTPHPTSLNTLFDEYSRELGEFDPQMEEEDERPIGPTSDIDITSISDVMFSSSDFM from the exons ATGGAGGAAGCTCATTTAGTTAATAGTCCAAGACTAGTTCTAACCTTCTCCAAGAGAAAGAAGCAAAAGCCTGATTTTCAGGATTCAGACATGATAAGGTCATCTCCGTTCAGAACATCACAAGTGCATGGACCTAAACACTCTGAGGTGTATGGTTTTGTTGGGTCCATATCCACTGTTGTAGCCACAGTGATCTTCTTGATATGGGCATATGTACCAGATAAACTGTTGGAGTCTATACGGATCCGTTACTACCCAAGCAGGTATTGGGCATTGGCTACGCCGACGTATCTGATGATGACTTTGCTGTTAGGTTTGGCGTTTTATATTGGTCTCAACTTCACCACCACTCCACACCCAACCTCTCTCAATACCTTGTTTG ATGAGTACAGCCGAGAACTTGGGGAGTTTGATCCTCAGATGGAGGAAGAGGATGAGAGGCCTATAGGTCCAACCTCTGACATTGATATTACAAGTATCAGTGATGTCATGTTCAGTTCAAGTGATTTCATGTAG
- the LOC106340370 gene encoding caffeoylshikimate esterase-like isoform X2, whose amino-acid sequence MASETENIKYEESFIKNSRGTKLFTCKWLPANKEPKALIFICHGYAMECSITMNSTARRLVKAGYGVYGMDYEGHGKSDGLSAYVPNFDHLVDDVSAHYTSICEREENKEKMRYLLGESMGGAVLLLLHRKKPEFWDGAVLVAPMCKIAEEMKPNPVVISVLSKLSGVIPTWKIIPGQDIIETAFKQPEVRKQVRENPYCYKGRPRLKTANELLRISTDLEKRLDEVSLPFMVLHGEDDKVTDKAVSGQLYEVASSSDKTFKLYPGMWHGLLYGETPENIEIVFADIIGWLDKRASDGNGGFESELNRKEDGFTLKE is encoded by the exons ATG GCAAGTGAAACAGAGAACATAAAGTACGAAGAG AGTTTCATTAAGAACTCTCGAGGAACGAAGTTATTCACGTGCAAGTGGTTACCAGCAAATAAAGAGCCAAAGGCTTTGATCTTCATCTGCCATGGATATGCAATGGAATGCAGTATCACCATGAACA GTACTGCGAGAAGGCTTGTGAAGGCAGGATATGGGGTGTATGGGATGGACTATGAAGGACATGGTAAATCTGATGGGCTTAGTGCGTATGTCCCAAACTTCGACCATCTCGTTGATGATGTCTCTGCCCACTACACATCCATTTGCG AGAGAGAAGAGAACAAAGAGAAGATGAGGTATTTGTTAGGAGAATCAATGGGTGGGGCTGTGCTTTTGTTGTTACACAGAAAGAAGCCTGAGTTTTGGGATGGGGCCGTCTTGGTTGCTCCTATGTGTAAG ATCGCAGAAGAAATGAAACCAAACCCTGTGGTAATTTCTGTATTGTCCAAACTTAGTGGAGTCATTCCTACGTGGAAGATTATCCCTGGCCAGGATATCATTGAGACTGCTTTTAAGCAGCCAGAAGTCAGGAAACAG GTCAGAGAAAACCCTTACTGCTACAAAGGTCGTCCACGCTTGAAGACTGCTAATGAGCTATTGAGGATTAGCACCGATCTTGAGAAGAGGCTTGATGAG GTTTCATTACCGTTCATGGTACTGCACGGTGAAGATGATAAAGTCACGGACAAAGCGGTTAGCGGACAACTCTATGAAGTTGCGTCGAGTTCGGACAAGACTTTTAAATTGTATCCTGGGATGTGGCATGGTTTACTCTATGGCGAGACACCAGAAAACATTGAGATTGTTTTTGCTGACATCATTGGTTGGTTGGACAAGAGAGCTTCTGATGGAAACGGAGGGTTTGAGTCTGAGCTCAACCGTAAAGAAGATGGCTTCACTTTGAAAGAGTAG
- the LOC106340370 gene encoding caffeoylshikimate esterase-like isoform X1 gives MQASETENIKYEESFIKNSRGTKLFTCKWLPANKEPKALIFICHGYAMECSITMNSTARRLVKAGYGVYGMDYEGHGKSDGLSAYVPNFDHLVDDVSAHYTSICEREENKEKMRYLLGESMGGAVLLLLHRKKPEFWDGAVLVAPMCKIAEEMKPNPVVISVLSKLSGVIPTWKIIPGQDIIETAFKQPEVRKQVRENPYCYKGRPRLKTANELLRISTDLEKRLDEVSLPFMVLHGEDDKVTDKAVSGQLYEVASSSDKTFKLYPGMWHGLLYGETPENIEIVFADIIGWLDKRASDGNGGFESELNRKEDGFTLKE, from the exons ATGCAGGCAAGTGAAACAGAGAACATAAAGTACGAAGAG AGTTTCATTAAGAACTCTCGAGGAACGAAGTTATTCACGTGCAAGTGGTTACCAGCAAATAAAGAGCCAAAGGCTTTGATCTTCATCTGCCATGGATATGCAATGGAATGCAGTATCACCATGAACA GTACTGCGAGAAGGCTTGTGAAGGCAGGATATGGGGTGTATGGGATGGACTATGAAGGACATGGTAAATCTGATGGGCTTAGTGCGTATGTCCCAAACTTCGACCATCTCGTTGATGATGTCTCTGCCCACTACACATCCATTTGCG AGAGAGAAGAGAACAAAGAGAAGATGAGGTATTTGTTAGGAGAATCAATGGGTGGGGCTGTGCTTTTGTTGTTACACAGAAAGAAGCCTGAGTTTTGGGATGGGGCCGTCTTGGTTGCTCCTATGTGTAAG ATCGCAGAAGAAATGAAACCAAACCCTGTGGTAATTTCTGTATTGTCCAAACTTAGTGGAGTCATTCCTACGTGGAAGATTATCCCTGGCCAGGATATCATTGAGACTGCTTTTAAGCAGCCAGAAGTCAGGAAACAG GTCAGAGAAAACCCTTACTGCTACAAAGGTCGTCCACGCTTGAAGACTGCTAATGAGCTATTGAGGATTAGCACCGATCTTGAGAAGAGGCTTGATGAG GTTTCATTACCGTTCATGGTACTGCACGGTGAAGATGATAAAGTCACGGACAAAGCGGTTAGCGGACAACTCTATGAAGTTGCGTCGAGTTCGGACAAGACTTTTAAATTGTATCCTGGGATGTGGCATGGTTTACTCTATGGCGAGACACCAGAAAACATTGAGATTGTTTTTGCTGACATCATTGGTTGGTTGGACAAGAGAGCTTCTGATGGAAACGGAGGGTTTGAGTCTGAGCTCAACCGTAAAGAAGATGGCTTCACTTTGAAAGAGTAG
- the LOC106342594 gene encoding metal tolerance protein 11-like encodes MARPAIQDGDEEISLLVFNGDGDGDRSWQLNFDDFQVSPEHKEKKSPSKLHNCLGCLGPEDNVADYYQQQVEMLEGFTEMDELAVRGFVPGMSKEEQDNLAKSETLAIRISNIANMVLFAAKVYASVTSGSLAIVASTLDSLLDLLSGFILWFTAFSMQTPNPYQYPIGKKRMQPLGILVFASVMATLGLQIILESLRTMVSSQKEFSLTKEQESWVVGIMLSVTLVKLLLVLYCRSFSNEIVKAYAQDHFFDVITNIIGLIAVILANYIDNWMDPVGAIILALYTIRTWSMTVLENVNSLVGKSATPEYLQKLTYLCWNHHREIRHIDTVRAYTFGSHYFVEVDIVLPADMPLQVAHDIGEALQEKLEQLQEIERAFVHLDYEYTHKPEHASSHC; translated from the exons ATGGCTAGGCCAGCTATCCAAGACGGCGACGAAGAGATCTCTCTCCTCGTGTTTAACGGTGACGGTGACGGCGACCGCTCGTGGCAGCTGAACTTCGACGATTTCCAGGTTTCTCCTGAGCACAAGGAGAAGAAATCTCCGAGCAAGCTCCATAACTGTCTTGGCTGCTTGG GTCCAGAAGACAATGTGGCAGATTACTACCAGCAGCAAGTAGAGATGCTCGAAGGCTTTACCGAAATGGACGAGCTTGCAGTACGTGGCTTTGTCCCTGGAATGTCAAAG GAAGAGCAAGACAATCTAGCTAAAAGCGAGACGTTAGCCATCAGAATATCAAACATCGCGAACATGGTTCTATTTGCTGCTAAAGTCTATGCCTCCGTCACGAGCGGCTCCTTAGCAATCGTTGCTTCCACGTTGGACTCTCTTCTCGATCTCCTTTCTGGTTTCATCCTCTGGTTCACCGCCTTTTCGATGCAGACGCCGAACCCGTATCAGTATCCCATCGGCAAGAAACGGATGCAGCCGCTGGGAATCCTCGTCTTTGCATCGGTGATGGCCACGCTTGGGCTGCAGATCATCTTGGAGTCTCTTCGCACGATGGTATCCAGT CAAAAGGAGTTCAGCTTGACAAAAGAGCAAGAGAGCTGGGTGGTTGGGATCATGCTCTCCGTCACATTAGTCAAACTCCTTCTCGTTCTTTACTGCAGATCATTCAGCAACGAGATTGTTAAAGCTTATGCTCAAGACCACTTCTTCGACGTCATCACAAACATCATTGGACTCATTGCAGTGATCCTCGCTAACTACATCGATAACTGGATGGATCCAGTTGGAGCCATCATT CTTGCGTTGTACACAATACGGACATGGTCAATGACGGTTCTGGAGAACGTGAACTCACTCGTCGGGAAATCAGCCACGCCGGAGTATCTTCAGAAGCTGACTTACCTGTGTTGGAACCACCATAGAGAGATCAGGCATATTGATACGGTGAGGGCGTATACGTTTGGGTCACATTACTTTGTGGAGGTTGATATTGTTCTTCCAGCTGATATGCCTCTGCAAGTGGCTCATGATATTGGAGAAGCGCTGCAAGAGAAGCTGGAGCAGTTGCAGGAGATTGAAAGGGCTTTTGTGCATCTTGATTATGAGTACACTCACAAACCGGAGCACGCTAGTTCCCACTGTTAG
- the LOC106341279 gene encoding dirigent protein 9-like, whose product MVKALHITIMLFLVASNLLAFINSARLLDQIQPQPEEVDETGDIPPPATTTTSAFTVPAGPAGATTTSEHEPSLEFFMHDVLGGSHPSARVVTGIVAQTEVNGIPFSKASNSIFPVDNGVPLVNSNNINSVINPNTAPLLTGLSGAQTSTVIQNTNGNTNDALSSNSLPFVTAGNLPPGAALQHLMFGTITVVDDELTESHELGSGVIGKAQGFYLASSLDGTSQTLSLTVLLDREHDHHDTLDDAISFFGVHRTASHASQIAVIGGTGKFEHAKGYAIVETLHNQNNQHITDGQDTILHFSVYLTYKA is encoded by the coding sequence ATGGTCAAAGCACTTCACATAACCATCATGCTCTTCCTCGTAGCCTCCAATCTCCTCGCATTTATCAATTCCGCTAGACTTCTCGACCAGATTCAACCTCAGCCTGAAGAAGTTGACGAAACGGGCGATATCCCACCACCAGCAACCACAACTACATCAGCATTCACGGTCCCGGCCGGTCCAGCAGGAGCTACTACAACGAGTGAACATGAGCCATCACTAGAGTTCTTTATGCATGACGTGCTAGGAGGGTCACACCCATCAGCTCGTGTAGTGACCGGCATAGTAGCTCAAACCGAGGTGAACGGCATACCATTCTCAAAGGCCAGCAACAGCATCTTCCCAGTAGACAACGGAGTCCCACTGGTCAACTCAAACAACATCAACAGTGTCATCAACCCAAACACAGCTCCACTTCTCACCGGACTTAGCGGCGCTCAAACCAGCACCGTGATCCAAAACACCAACGGAAATACCAACGATGCCCTCAGCTCCAACAGCCTCCCCTTCGTAACCGCAGGAAACCTCCCTCCCGGTGCTGCACTCCAGCATCTTATGTTCGGAACCATAACCGTTGTGGACGATGAGCTAACCGAAAGCCACGAGCTCGGCTCAGGTGTTATAGGGAAAGCTCAGGGGTTTTACCTAGCCAGTTCCTTGGATGGGACTAGCCAGACTCTTTCTTTAACCGTGTTGTTAGACAGAGAGCATGACCATCATGACACTTTAGACGATGCCATTAGCTTCTTTGGGGTTCACAGGACCGCCTCTCACGCCTCTCAGATAGCGGTTATTGGCGGGACAGGGAAGTTTGAGCATGCTAAAGGGTATGCCATAGTGGAAACTCTGCATAACCAGAACAACCAGCATATCACTGATGGTCAAGACACCATCCTCCATTTCAGTGTATACCTCACCTACAAAGCTTGA
- the LOC106342595 gene encoding 60S ribosomal protein L23a-1 codes for MSPAKVDTTKKADPKAKALKAAKAVKSGQAFKKKDKKIRTKVTFHRPKTLTKARDPKYPRISATPRNKLDHYGILKYPLTTESAMKKIEDNNTLVFIVDIRADKKKIKDAVKKMYDIQTKKVNTLIRPDGTKKAYVRLTPDYDALDVANKIGII; via the exons ATGTCTCCAGCTAAAG TTGATACCACGAAGAAGGCTGACCCTAAGGCCAAGGCCTTGAAGGCTGCGAAGGCAGTTAAGTCTGGCCAAGCCTTCAAGAAGAAGGACAAAAAGATCAGGACTAAGGTCACCTTCCACAGGCCAAAGACTTTGACCAAGGCTAGAGATCCCAAGTACCCAAGAATCAGTGCTACTCCAAGGAACAAGTTGGATCACTATGGGATCCTTAAGTACCCACTCACCACTGAGTCAGCGATGAAGAAGATTGAAGACAACAACACTCTTGTCTTCATTGTTGACATTCGTGCCGACAAGAAGAAGATCAAGGATGCTGTTAAAAAGATGTATGACATCCAGACGAAGAAGGTCAACACCCTCATCAG GCCTGATGGAACGAAGAAGGCTTACGTTAGGCTTACACCAGACTACGATGCTCTAGATGTTGCTAACAAGATTGGCATCATCTAA